The Papio anubis isolate 15944 chromosome 10, Panubis1.0, whole genome shotgun sequence genome includes the window CTTTgtacacagaatatttttaagatttaggATATGTTTCCTGAAATTAGATGTCTAGAAATGGTATCATGTCTCTCTGTATCAAAGGGGGATGAGCGTAGAGGCTCTGGAGACATTTGCCCTTGGCGTTGGAAAGGTCTGCCCAGCTTACATCTGACCAGCAGGGCTCAGTGGTGCTTGGCTTACTGTACTCTGGCCCTTGGGAcgtcactattttaaaaatgtgtgctaGTTTGATAAGTAAGAAACAGtgtgttgttgttttgattttcatttatttggttgCCAGTGAGGTTGAACATTTCCTCATatttttgtttatcagttttatttcctcttttgtgaagGGGTACTTTGAgtcctttctgattttatttactatttccacacatctctcttcttttccactCCATACGCATGGGGTTTCCATCTGGCCAGGGATTTTTTTTCAGGGCCACCTTAGCCCGAACGGCTTGTCCTCCTTTACTCTGGACCATGGGGACTGAGCAGCCACTTTTGTGCCGTAAGCCAGATATAGCAGAAAACCCACATTTGTACAGAAAGCACTTGGCAATTTCCTCAGCGTCTTCTCACgttgttttcttctgaaacagaAGTTGGGCCTCTCACCTTGGGAAGAGTGTTCTACAAAGTAATGAATTTGCTTGGAGATGTTTCTGGTAAGAGATAGAATAGAGCATCCCCTTGGGGATTAATTTTGATATTCCCACGAAGCACCTGAAGGCTAAAAGGAAATAGCAGAATTATCCTCCTTCCTCCAAGACCTGGGGTCAGGTCCAAAAACGCTTTCTGCACCATTGATTTTTCTTGGGCTTTTGTGGCTCAGCTTGTGGCCATGAAACACTATTCATTGCCATGGATTACGGCTTTTTCTTTTGTCCCATTTACGGACTGTCTGTGGAGTCACTGCCAAAAGTTGTGATTGGTGATTATGACTTTGGAGGAGCACAGCTGATGTGGCTCACACCAGATGAAGGTTAGTCAGCGCACCTCAGCAACTTTCATTAGTGAGACGTCACTGCTCTAGCTTCAGGGAGTTATAAGAGAAGGAGATGCCATGACTATTGCCACTCTGGGAGATGAAAGTAACACAGCTGCAcaaagatggattaaaaaaagcAACTCTCTTACCCCAGAtagttctttctaaaataaaagaccCAATAAAGAAGGAAGATTTTGCAAACCAGAACCCAGACCCACATTGAGGGTTACCGGTGAAAGCATTTTGTCAATAGTAAAGGTGCCTTATAAGTGGTAGGTATCATATTTATGTGAATGAAGTCACTGGTTCTCTGGGGCTTTCAGTGCCTGAAGCTTAAAGAGTAAACTTTCCTACATTTCGAGTttcacttgttcatttttatcaaatttctACTATCACTTAAGCATATTCTAGACCAGGGGTTGGTAAACCACAGCCTGAAGGTCAGATctggcctgccacctgttttttgtttttaatagtggAGAAgcaaagaatggtttttacatgtttcagtgactgaaaaaaaatcaaaagtagaaTATCTCATGACACGTGAAAAtttcatgaaattcaaatttcagtgtccaaaGTCACAATTTTATTGGGACACAACAGGCACCCTCACTTTTTTACGCATTTTCTTGTTAccatggcagagttgagtagttgtgctGGAAACTACACGGCCCTCTGAGCCTAAAGTATTTGCtacctggccctttacagaaaagcttGTGACCAATGTTCTAGACACTGGAAATATGGCTATGAACAAAACAGACCTACCTAGTCTTTATATTCACAGAGCTTACATTCAGGTGCagcattactttaaaaatggCCCCAGGGGGACTGGCACCCTTGATTTTGGCTTTGGAAACCTCAAGTTCTAAACAACTGAGCTAACCTTATATAATTTTAGCCAACACTGGCACAGCCTTGTGGAATCTGATTGTTTTTTCatcaaatcaaatcaagaatCTATTAATTAACTAGGTTAGACTGCAAAGGTCTTGGTGCTTAAGACATTGAACTAGTTGAGAAAACAgtgtttacaaattttaaaagaagataatgccatttacaatagcttcttttaacttttcaaaagcCTTTTATGTGTGGGATCTTCCCATGTCTCAGACTTCATGTGCTAAGAATTTAGGATGGAAAGGCTCACTTGGACTGATAGAGACAGAGTAGGCTTGCCAAAGGAAGTGGGATGTGGTCCAAGatgatggtcttgatttccttctTCAATCCCGGGAGCCTAACAAGTTGTCTTCTGTGAACAGAAGGCCAAAAAACTACCACCAGGGCTTTTTCCCATATCCTATGGCTTGGCAGGACTTTCGCTCTTATCTTCATGACGTGAACAGCTTCTCTTGGGCTGGTAAAGCAGGAAGGAAGATCAGGACTGGGGGCCTCTCACTGAGCTTGTGAGGTGGGCTGGGATATAATACCCCTTAAATGGGGAATGAGTGGGAGCAAGACTGAGGGGTATTAAATAATGGGAAAATTGGGTGAGTGGGTAGAATCTTGGATTTCTTAAAATGTTGGACATTGGAAAGTCTGAGAGGTCTTTAGTTATTTTCCAGCATATGTAGAACATCAAAGGACTACATCTTCCACCGTACCGTGAGCAGCTTTCATACTTGCCTGGTCCAGAGTGTTGTTCGGTCAATGGTTCAGTAAGTGAATGACTgtgaaagaatgaaggaatgaaggcAGGAAGTCAAGTCACACACAGGAACATGAATCAGAATActtagggccaggtgtggtggctcatgcctataattccagcgttttgggaggctgaggtgggaggatcacttgagtacatgagtttgagaccagtctggttaAGATGCtgagacacccatctctacaaaacaaaacaaaacaaaacaaaacaaaacaaaacaaaacaaacaagaaaataacccgagcctggtggtgcacacctgtggtcccaactacaccggaggctgaggtgggagaattccttgagcccaggaggtcgaggctgcagtgagccatgtttgcgccactgtactccagcctgactgtcagagtgagatcctgtctcaaaaaacaaaaacaaacaaacaaacaaacaacaacaacaacaaaaaacttagaGAATTTTGTGTGCTCCCAGGAATAGGAATTTATGGGTGTTGATTCATTTGCTTATTCCACAAAATATTATGAAGCTCCTACTATATGCCAGTCACAGTGTATCAAGTTAACTTGAAACCCATTTTATTTCAACCACAAATAGTGCAGATCTTTTTAGAACATCAGTGTCTGCTTTGTCACTTCCAAAAGGACAATCAGGTGAGTGTCCAGTCTTCAACCCTGAAGAGCATGAAGGATGTTTTTGACCTCATCGTTATTTTCCTGAATATTGGCTAACATCAAGGCAAATAATAAAGTTCCTGTAGTGCTTAGGAAGGCACACTCTGGTGTCAGACGACCTGGGTTCAAACCCAGGCTTTACCACTTATAAAACATGTGAAATTGGGTCATTTTAAAGCTTTGTtctatgcttcagtttccccatctgtagaatAGGCAAATAATAATACTTACTGTGAAGAGCTGTTACGAAGATTAAATAATCAAAACTCCTTGGTGTGCAGTAAGCCCTCAAGGTCAATGTTAACTGTTATTGCTATCACATAGGACTCgatctagaaatagaaaagataggGAAGTTTGGACTGAATATACTAAGAATGTGAGGATATCTCCTAGAAATTGGTTGTCCTGTTTTCACATTTATAGTGTATGTAGTGGAAAGAACATTAACCCCTTTATTTGTAGTTAAACTTTGCCTGTGCCCTCGCCTGAAAATGGAGCTAGCAATATTGCTGGGACTCTTGCATCTTACGTATGAGAGTGCCTGGAATTTCAATATACAATACTTTTCTTCAGACAGAGTCAAATACGAGGAAGTAATTCCCTTTAATTAAGAGTGTTGATGAGTTGGGTTCTGGTTAATTGAACTGTAATATGTAAATCGACTTAATAGTGGACTGGCTCTGCCAGATAAACACACAGCACCTGGTATAGTTTGGTTGAGCACCTTTGTCTGATTTTGAAAAACTCTGTCCCTTCTGTGACTTCTTCACATTGGGATCCCTCAACTCAGCCTGCAGCCAGCTTGCATTCTCAGTTGAAAGAAGGATTTCCAGAAGGTTTTAGAAGATTTTAATTGTTGGACTTGataaaattgatttaaattaaTCCAAGCCAGTTTCAGACAATGGAACAATAGGCTGGTACCTCatcactcattttttaaataaaaggagaaaaatgggaaGTGTTCCAAATTGAGTCACAGGcagtggtgaggattaaatgagtaaacATAGTGGGCTTTAGAGAGATAGATATTTGATGAGAATTAGAATCCCCAGCATTTTACCATTTATCTTCCTTTGTAGGATGGCTTCCTGGCACTGCACGTGGCAGCTCATCAGGGAATAGAGAAGAAATGACAGAGTCCCTGCCCTTGAGAAGCTGATACTCCAGtgagagaagaaaacaggcaaagagaaagatgtCACGGTGACAAAgtaacactgaaataaatgtagaAGAGAATTGTGGGGATTCAGTAAGGTGGGAATGAGTAGAGTGCATTGAAGTGAGACTCACCCTGGAACCCTGTCCAGTGATACTGTCTCAGTCAGTTCCAGCTACTATAATGAAATACCATAGACTGTGTGGCATGTGaataacagaaacttatttctcacagttctgaaggcttggaagtccaagatcaagacaccagcAAATTTtgtgtctggtgaaggcccactttctggttcataaaCGGCACTTTCTAGCTGTTTCTTTATATGACAGAAGGGCTAGCTAGATTTCTGggatctcttttataaaggcactacaAATTGTGAGGGCTGCACGCTTATGACCTAATCGTCTCCcgaagaccctatctcttaataccatcaccttgagggttaggatttcaacatgagaattttgagaggacacaaacattcagcccatagcaAATACCAAGCTTTTTATGGATTCATGCTATTTCAGAGAATTGTACTGGTTGGCTGTATCCTTATTCTGATTATTATCACCTTAAAATAGGGATTCTCAATTTTGGGaattactgacattttgggccagatcaTTTTGTTGTAGGGGCTGTCCCGTGTTTTGTAGGATgtctagcagcatccctggcccctccccactAGATGCCACTAGCACCTCATCTACTACTCCTCCCCGTGCCCCCTACTTCCTCAGTATGATGACTCCAAATGTTTCCATACCCTACCAAATGTTCCCTGGTGGGCAAATTGCCCCCAGTTGATGACCATTGTGCTTAAAGAATTCATTTCAACTATTTTATTGGCCCCTAAGGCACCAGCCTCCCTCTGAAGCTGTGTCCATGGGAATGTTATCTGTCTGGCTGCTTGTGGGTCTCTCCAGCACTGACTGACTAAGTCACACTGGCAGCCATGGGTGAGACTTCCTCAACGTGCGTGGAGCAAATTCCTACGATGCCAGGCTGCAAGGTTGCGTTTCTGCATTTCTAGGTGTCGGGGGATGCCttgattattttccaaagtagtcTAAATTTTGTCTCCAGGGATCCCTGCCCCTCCTAAATGGGTATTTTGTTGGAATAATGACAGCTCACTTGTTTATGGAgcctttatttaatatttgacaaTATCTAGAAGAAAGTCATAAACATTTAGttcagttattaaaataaaacctgTAGGGTATCTCCCCAAAAGAGTATCCagaatcattattttaatttaagcaTAATTGTAAAAGGGGACTGGGAAACCTACAGTGGGGAAGATAAATTTTCAAGTGTCATTTTAGGAAAACAAAGGCTTTCTTTGCAAGAAAAAACATCCACGTCCCCCGGCTAGTTACAGGCTTAATGTTACTAATAAGTTAGATGTCAGATGTATGCCGTTATTGGCAGCTTGcatagaatttaaatattttagcttCCATTATACAACTGAATCTACATGACTGACCTTCAAGGACCCCATTCATAAGAGATGAAGAGAGGGAACAGCCAGCTACTTCATGCAAGGGCTGGCCCGCAGACTGGGTTTCCCCACATTGTCAGACACACCACGACACAGGGAGCGCTTTGGAGACGCTCTAACACGGCAGGGTTGGGACAGAGaatgatgggggtggggggcacacttttggggcagggagagagccaagtcttgtttttctttttgaaaaagcCCACCTTTGTTCCAAGGGAGAATGAAATACCCGTTAAAACTGGTGACACTGGGAATTTTGTTTTGGCTCAGTTCCTTTTGTTGTGACTCCACGGTAAAGGAGAGGAATCTGGGGTAAGGAGGTTTCAAGccaagatgagaaagaaaaagcatgccTTCCAAGAATTTCTTCTATTGTCTCCCggagaataaatatttatagagagGGTTCAAGTGAAGTCTGTCTCAATGGTCGTGGCTTTAAGTCTAAGCCTTTGAGAGAGTGCATGTAAAACTATGCTTAAATGAAGGGTGATCCAATTAGGCTTCCCAGGGAAAACCAAGAAACCTCAAGATAATTTCCTATCTGAAATCTAATTGTGTCCTCAAGTGGAATACGAATACCACTTTGAATTACCCCAGATCCATAGACGGCAGCAAAAATGTACAGCCAAATTGGATTCTATTTTAAGTAATTAAGTTATTTCCCTTCACAGGATCTATAATTTGCCTTGAACAAATGTGATTTGCCTCAGAAAGATAAGGCATTGCAATTTTTCCTCCAAAATGGATTTTCTGTGCCAGAAACAATTACTAAAAGTAGACCAAATATTGCCCTAATTATAACCTACTTAATATCCGAGTGTATGCCTGGAGTACCCTGTTTGTGTTCCAATGTGAGGTAGGTATGGCTAGTTTAGAAATTATCTTTAAATGGAAACTGAAGCTGAAATTTACTCAAGAGCCTGGGGTTTGCACAATGGTCATGTAAATAGCAACGGGTGGTTACATAAGTCTCCAAAATCTTGTGCAAAATGTGAGCAACAAGGAGCTTGCTTCAGTAGACCTTCCTTCTGACTCTAATAAATAACAGTATTAACTTGTAGCTGCTTGGCTGAGTCCTTGAGGAGGTGCTAGGTGTTGCAATAGTTTAAGAATAAAAGTGTTGAGATTTGCATAGAAGATATTACAAGAGGAGTATTTTGGTCATggttaattttgtgaagaaaacaTTCACTTTTGGATTTATTAGCAGTTCAGTTGACTTATGCCCAGGTGTTCTGAAGGACAATAGTGGGTAATAGTTAAAAGCAAGAGCTGGAACAATAAACAGAATTAGTTCTTGACTCTGCCCCCTTGAAAGTGCCATGTATGGAgtctctgaatctcagttctcTTGTCTGTGAAAAGGGAGTGATGGTTATCTACACTAAGACTGGATGAGGAAAGCACACACTGCCTGGCATTGCACAGACCTGGGTTTCACATGTGGATGGGGGAGTAAAATCCAAACATGATTGCaaaccttttcttctttatacatgCTTATGCTTCTGAAAGATGATCTTGCATACAAATGGGTGCTGGCTGGCCATTTCTAAACTTTCATCTGAACTTCAAGTGGTTAAGGCTTCAGATTCGTAAGTcatgttacccagtttcaaataCAGGCTTTGCTACTTACCACATGCCTTTGTTACTTAGGCTTtctgtgcctccgtttcctcttctgtaagatGCAATTAGTAACAGAAGCAGAATCTATCACAGAGTTGTGATAGGGGGTAAGTAAAATATTACAATGAAATACCTAGGATAGTGCTTTGCCTACCATAAACGTatctattatttttgtcttctgccaGCCAAAAGAATGTCAACAGAAATCAGAACATAACACTAAGTAAGTTTAACATGTACTTTTATTAACAACTTAATACAAGACTGTACACTGTAGGTGCTGAAATCAACCCACTCCTGAAAACTGCAAAACCAGCATTTCTATGTCACTTTGGGCTTTGGCTATAAGTGCCATCTTCTACAGCAAAATCACATGGTGTAGCCAAACGTCTTaagaacaggaagaaagagaTGTTCCACAGGAATGGAGAGATTATTTATGCATAAACAGCTGGGGATCATTTCTAGCTTTACGTGATTCACTACACGCACTGGAATGTTCAGTTCCCTTTTCTATAGTCCTACCACCAGACATACAGCGACGAAGAACTTGGCCACAGGTCCTGCCTAGACACACAtcaatatgaaacaaaaaaaatatttatataaataagtcaattaaacctcacaaaaactaaagaaacacAAGACAAAAATCCAACAAGCAATAAAAACTGTACAATATTGGTCAGTCTTTTATATCTGAAAAATGTGTAACTTAAAAAAAGAGTTCTTTATCGtataaaaaaaagtctttcacaTCTGTGTTAGCTGGAGTGAAAACTTGAAGACTCAGACTCAGTGGAAACAGACGAGTGTCCCCCTCGCTTTCCTTTGGAGAGGATCTTGAGGCTGGACCCTCTGCTCACAGAGGTGAGTGCGTGCTGGGCAGAGGTTTTAAATTTGGCTCCAAGGAAAGCATAGAGGATGGGGTTCAGACAACAGTGGAAGAAAGCTAGGGCCTCGGTGATGGAAATCCACTTGTGCACAGTGTTCTCAAACTCACACCCTTGCTTGATGATTTCCAGGAGGATGAAGGAGTCGATGCTGATCCCAATGTAATAAGGCAGCCAGCAGGCGAAGAAAGCCAGGATGAGGATGACCGTGGTCTTGAGGGCCTTGCGCTTCTGGTGGCCCTTGGAGTGTGACAGCTTGGAGATGATAATGCAATAGCAGGACAGGATGACGATACCAGGCAGGATAAGGCCAACCATGATGTGCTGAAACTGGAACACAACCACCCACAAGTCATTGGGGTAGAAGCGGTCACAGATAAATCTGTCATCTGCCTCACTGACGCTGGCAAAGATGAAGTCGGGAATAGTCAGCAGGAGGGCAGGGATCCAGACACCAACATAGACCACCTTTTCAGCCAACAGCTTCCTTGGCTTCTGACTGTTGGTGGCGTGGACAATGGCCAGGTAGCGGTCCAGACTGATGAAGGCCAGGATGAGGACACTGCTGTAGAGGTTGACTGTGTAGATGACATGGACTGCCTTGCACAGGAAGTTCCCAAAGTACCAGTTTGCCACGGCATCAACTGCCCAGAAGGGAAGCGTGATGACAAAGAGGAGGTCAGCCACTGACAGGTGCAGCCTGTACTTGTCCGTCATGCTTCTCAGTTTCTTCTGGTAACCCATGACCAAGATGACCAATCCATTGCCAACAATGCCAGTCAAGAAGATGATGGAGTAGATGGTGGGCAGGAAGATCCTATTGAAATGAGCATTTTCTTCACGGAAGCAGGGTTCCTTTATGGAGTCATAGTCCCCTGAGCCCATTTCCTCGGTGTAGTTATCTGAAGTGTATATCTGCAAAAGAGGCAAAAGAATGGACATTCACTTCCAATTCAGCAAGCATtatccaagttaaaaaaaaaattcaaagcaatttaaaaaaccAATTCAGGCTTGCTTTCTTCAGGAAATTCTGAAGTACTGGACTAAGGGCACAAGAGAATTAATGTAGAATCCTACAACTCTCCTCCCCATCTTTTCCCATAGTGACTTCATTATATCCTTCTTTAGTAGA containing:
- the CXCR4 gene encoding C-X-C chemokine receptor type 4 (The RefSeq protein has 2 substitutions compared to this genomic sequence), yielding MEGISIYTSDNYTEEMGSGDYDSIKEPCFREENAHFNRIFLPTIYSIIFLTGIVGNGLVILVMGYQKKLRSMTDKYRLHLSVADLLFVITLPFWAVDAVANWYFGNFLCKAVHVIYTVNLYSSVLILAFISLDRYLAIVHATNSQRPRKLLAEKVVYVGVWIPALLLTIPDFIFASVSEADDRYICDRFYPNDLWVVVFQFQHIMVGLILPGIVILSCYCIIISKLSHSKGHQKRKALKTTVILILAFFACWLPYYIGISIDSFILLEIIKQGCEFENTVHKWISITEALAFFHCCLNPILYAFLGAKFKTSAQHALTSVSRGSSLKILSKGKRGGHSSVSTESESSSFHSS